One stretch of Camelus bactrianus isolate YW-2024 breed Bactrian camel chromosome 21, ASM4877302v1, whole genome shotgun sequence DNA includes these proteins:
- the TEX35 gene encoding testis-expressed protein 35 isoform X12, producing the protein MFKSKNYKAVCLELKPEPIKTYDYKGVKQEGPFTKPGGTKELKNELREVREELKEKMEEIKQIKDVMDKDFDKLQEFVEIMKEMQKDMDEKMDVLMNIQNSKLPLRRGKEQQELRLIGKTDTDPQLRLEKRDGAEGAPLSLQKKMMALQKSKKDPVDSLHQCETCCDNSAPGLGTLFTLGIWICLLIYLCFNSCVTEDVLPT; encoded by the exons ATGTTTAAG AGCAAGAACTAcaaggcagtttgcctggaatTGAAGCCAGAGCCAATCAAA ACATATGACTACAAAGGCGTTAAACAAGAAGGGCCATTTACCAAACCAGGAGGGACAAAGGAGCTAAAG aaTGAACTCAGGGAGGTGAGGGAAGAGCTCAAGGAAAAAATGGAGGAGATAAAACAG ATAAAGGATGTAATGGACAAGGATTTTGATAAACTCCAGGAATTCGTGGAGATTATGAAG GAAATGCAAAAGGATATGGATGAGAAGATGGATGTTTTAATGAATATACAGAACAGCAAGCT TCCCCTTAGAAGAGGAAAGGAGCAGCAAGAACTCAGGCTAATAGGAAAGACAGACACAGACCCACAGCTCCGCCTCGAGAAAAGGGATGGAGCTGAGGGAGCACCGCTCAGTCTTCAAAAGAAGATGATGGCACTGCAAAAATCAAAAAAGGACCCAGTGGATTCCCTTCACCAGTGTGAGACTTGCTGT GACAATTCCGCACCAGGCCTGGGCACCCTTTTCACCCTTGGCATCTGGATCTGCCTTCTGATTTATCTGTGCTTCAACTCCTGTGTGACGGAGGACGTGCTTCCCACCTAG
- the TEX35 gene encoding testis-expressed protein 35 isoform X4, producing the protein MFKSKNYKAVCLELKPEPIKVRSFFEAMPAARPETRGEVSWSQGAFAVAGAQDLSQTYDYKGVKQEGPFTKPGGTKELKNELREVREELKEKMEEIKQIKDVMDKDFDKLQEFVEIMKEMQKDMDEKMDVLMNIQNSKLPLRRGKEQQELRLIGKTDTDPQLRLEKRDGAEGAPLSLQKKMMALQKSKKDPVDSLHQCETCCDNSAPGLGTLFTLGIWICLLIYLCFNSCVTEDVLPT; encoded by the exons ATGTTTAAG AGCAAGAACTAcaaggcagtttgcctggaatTGAAGCCAGAGCCAATCAAAGTAAGAAGCTTTTTTGAGGCCATGCCGGCAGCCAGGCCTGAGACCCGTGGGGAGGTGTCTTGGAGTCAGGGGGCTTTCGCTGTTGCTGGTGCCCAAGACTTGTCCCAG ACATATGACTACAAAGGCGTTAAACAAGAAGGGCCATTTACCAAACCAGGAGGGACAAAGGAGCTAAAG aaTGAACTCAGGGAGGTGAGGGAAGAGCTCAAGGAAAAAATGGAGGAGATAAAACAG ATAAAGGATGTAATGGACAAGGATTTTGATAAACTCCAGGAATTCGTGGAGATTATGAAG GAAATGCAAAAGGATATGGATGAGAAGATGGATGTTTTAATGAATATACAGAACAGCAAGCT TCCCCTTAGAAGAGGAAAGGAGCAGCAAGAACTCAGGCTAATAGGAAAGACAGACACAGACCCACAGCTCCGCCTCGAGAAAAGGGATGGAGCTGAGGGAGCACCGCTCAGTCTTCAAAAGAAGATGATGGCACTGCAAAAATCAAAAAAGGACCCAGTGGATTCCCTTCACCAGTGTGAGACTTGCTGT GACAATTCCGCACCAGGCCTGGGCACCCTTTTCACCCTTGGCATCTGGATCTGCCTTCTGATTTATCTGTGCTTCAACTCCTGTGTGACGGAGGACGTGCTTCCCACCTAG
- the TEX35 gene encoding testis-expressed protein 35 isoform X1 — MPDRPNPNPLSPQSKNYKAVCLELKPEPIKVRSFFEAMPAARPETRGEVSWSQGAFAVAGAQDLSQTYDYKGVKQEGPFTKPGGTKELKNELREVREELKEKMEEIKQIKDVMDKDFDKLQEFVEIMKEMQKDMDEKMDVLMNIQNSKLPLRRGKEQQELRLIGKTDTDPQLRLEKRDGAEGAPLSLQKKMMALQKSKKDPVDSLHQCETCCDNSAPGLGTLFTLGIWICLLIYLCFNSCVTEDVLPT, encoded by the exons ATGCCTGACAGGCCGAATCCCAACCCCCTCTCTCCGCAGAGCAAGAACTAcaaggcagtttgcctggaatTGAAGCCAGAGCCAATCAAAGTAAGAAGCTTTTTTGAGGCCATGCCGGCAGCCAGGCCTGAGACCCGTGGGGAGGTGTCTTGGAGTCAGGGGGCTTTCGCTGTTGCTGGTGCCCAAGACTTGTCCCAG ACATATGACTACAAAGGCGTTAAACAAGAAGGGCCATTTACCAAACCAGGAGGGACAAAGGAGCTAAAG aaTGAACTCAGGGAGGTGAGGGAAGAGCTCAAGGAAAAAATGGAGGAGATAAAACAG ATAAAGGATGTAATGGACAAGGATTTTGATAAACTCCAGGAATTCGTGGAGATTATGAAG GAAATGCAAAAGGATATGGATGAGAAGATGGATGTTTTAATGAATATACAGAACAGCAAGCT TCCCCTTAGAAGAGGAAAGGAGCAGCAAGAACTCAGGCTAATAGGAAAGACAGACACAGACCCACAGCTCCGCCTCGAGAAAAGGGATGGAGCTGAGGGAGCACCGCTCAGTCTTCAAAAGAAGATGATGGCACTGCAAAAATCAAAAAAGGACCCAGTGGATTCCCTTCACCAGTGTGAGACTTGCTGT GACAATTCCGCACCAGGCCTGGGCACCCTTTTCACCCTTGGCATCTGGATCTGCCTTCTGATTTATCTGTGCTTCAACTCCTGTGTGACGGAGGACGTGCTTCCCACCTAG
- the TEX35 gene encoding testis-expressed protein 35 isoform X3, with amino-acid sequence MPDRPNPNPLSPQSKNYKAVCLELKPEPIKVRSFFEAMPAARPETRGEVSWSQGAFAVAGAQDLSQTYDYKGVKQEGPFTKPGGTKELKNELREVREELKEKMEEIKQIKDVMDKDFDKLQEFVEIMKEMQKDMDEKMDVLMNIQNSKLPLRRGKEQQELRLIGKTDTDPQLRLEKRDGAEGAPLSLQKKMMALQKSKKDPVDSLHQCETCCEKCLLCAPKNNYNQGRKMAQEGPLRMETKSAEIS; translated from the exons ATGCCTGACAGGCCGAATCCCAACCCCCTCTCTCCGCAGAGCAAGAACTAcaaggcagtttgcctggaatTGAAGCCAGAGCCAATCAAAGTAAGAAGCTTTTTTGAGGCCATGCCGGCAGCCAGGCCTGAGACCCGTGGGGAGGTGTCTTGGAGTCAGGGGGCTTTCGCTGTTGCTGGTGCCCAAGACTTGTCCCAG ACATATGACTACAAAGGCGTTAAACAAGAAGGGCCATTTACCAAACCAGGAGGGACAAAGGAGCTAAAG aaTGAACTCAGGGAGGTGAGGGAAGAGCTCAAGGAAAAAATGGAGGAGATAAAACAG ATAAAGGATGTAATGGACAAGGATTTTGATAAACTCCAGGAATTCGTGGAGATTATGAAG GAAATGCAAAAGGATATGGATGAGAAGATGGATGTTTTAATGAATATACAGAACAGCAAGCT TCCCCTTAGAAGAGGAAAGGAGCAGCAAGAACTCAGGCTAATAGGAAAGACAGACACAGACCCACAGCTCCGCCTCGAGAAAAGGGATGGAGCTGAGGGAGCACCGCTCAGTCTTCAAAAGAAGATGATGGCACTGCAAAAATCAAAAAAGGACCCAGTGGATTCCCTTCACCAGTGTGAGACTTGCTGT GAGAAATGTTTGTTGTGTGCCCCAAAGAACAACTACAATCAGGG
- the TEX35 gene encoding testis-expressed protein 35 isoform X13 — protein MPDRPNPNPLSPQSKNYKAVCLELKPEPIKTYDYKGVKQEGPFTKPGGTKELKIKDVMDKDFDKLQEFVEIMKEMQKDMDEKMDVLMNIQNSKLPLRRGKEQQELRLIGKTDTDPQLRLEKRDGAEGAPLSLQKKMMALQKSKKDPVDSLHQCETCCDNSAPGLGTLFTLGIWICLLIYLCFNSCVTEDVLPT, from the exons ATGCCTGACAGGCCGAATCCCAACCCCCTCTCTCCGCAGAGCAAGAACTAcaaggcagtttgcctggaatTGAAGCCAGAGCCAATCAAA ACATATGACTACAAAGGCGTTAAACAAGAAGGGCCATTTACCAAACCAGGAGGGACAAAGGAGCTAAAG ATAAAGGATGTAATGGACAAGGATTTTGATAAACTCCAGGAATTCGTGGAGATTATGAAG GAAATGCAAAAGGATATGGATGAGAAGATGGATGTTTTAATGAATATACAGAACAGCAAGCT TCCCCTTAGAAGAGGAAAGGAGCAGCAAGAACTCAGGCTAATAGGAAAGACAGACACAGACCCACAGCTCCGCCTCGAGAAAAGGGATGGAGCTGAGGGAGCACCGCTCAGTCTTCAAAAGAAGATGATGGCACTGCAAAAATCAAAAAAGGACCCAGTGGATTCCCTTCACCAGTGTGAGACTTGCTGT GACAATTCCGCACCAGGCCTGGGCACCCTTTTCACCCTTGGCATCTGGATCTGCCTTCTGATTTATCTGTGCTTCAACTCCTGTGTGACGGAGGACGTGCTTCCCACCTAG
- the TEX35 gene encoding testis-expressed protein 35 isoform X2, with amino-acid sequence MPDRPNPNPLSPQSKNYKAVCLELKPEPIKVRSFFEAMPAARPETRGEVSWSQGAFAVAGAQDLSQTYDYKGVKQEGPFTKPGGTKELKNELREVREELKEKMEEIKQIKDVMDKDFDKLQEFVEIMKEMQKDMDEKMDVLMNIQNSKLPLRRGKEQQELRLIGKTDTDPQLRLEKRDGAEGAPLSLQKKMMALQKSKKDPVDSLHQCETCCEKCLLCAPKNNYNQGTIPHQAWAPFSPLASGSAF; translated from the exons ATGCCTGACAGGCCGAATCCCAACCCCCTCTCTCCGCAGAGCAAGAACTAcaaggcagtttgcctggaatTGAAGCCAGAGCCAATCAAAGTAAGAAGCTTTTTTGAGGCCATGCCGGCAGCCAGGCCTGAGACCCGTGGGGAGGTGTCTTGGAGTCAGGGGGCTTTCGCTGTTGCTGGTGCCCAAGACTTGTCCCAG ACATATGACTACAAAGGCGTTAAACAAGAAGGGCCATTTACCAAACCAGGAGGGACAAAGGAGCTAAAG aaTGAACTCAGGGAGGTGAGGGAAGAGCTCAAGGAAAAAATGGAGGAGATAAAACAG ATAAAGGATGTAATGGACAAGGATTTTGATAAACTCCAGGAATTCGTGGAGATTATGAAG GAAATGCAAAAGGATATGGATGAGAAGATGGATGTTTTAATGAATATACAGAACAGCAAGCT TCCCCTTAGAAGAGGAAAGGAGCAGCAAGAACTCAGGCTAATAGGAAAGACAGACACAGACCCACAGCTCCGCCTCGAGAAAAGGGATGGAGCTGAGGGAGCACCGCTCAGTCTTCAAAAGAAGATGATGGCACTGCAAAAATCAAAAAAGGACCCAGTGGATTCCCTTCACCAGTGTGAGACTTGCTGT GAGAAATGTTTGTTGTGTGCCCCAAAGAACAACTACAATCAGGG GACAATTCCGCACCAGGCCTGGGCACCCTTTTCACCCTTGGCATCTGGATCTGCCTTCTGA
- the TEX35 gene encoding testis-expressed protein 35 isoform X11, with translation MPDRPNPNPLSPQSKNYKAVCLELKPEPIKVRSFFEAMPAARPETRGEVSWSQGAFAVAGAQDLSQTYDYKGVKQEGPFTKPGGTKELKNELREVREELKEKMEEIKQIKDVMDKDFDKLQEFVEIMKSLLGGTSLTWGITSLCWRTHFIRARWIGHLPNRTPFPGNLRLEFRETQPPELRICNQEMGRHLPPSAKEAEIADLWKKETTL, from the exons ATGCCTGACAGGCCGAATCCCAACCCCCTCTCTCCGCAGAGCAAGAACTAcaaggcagtttgcctggaatTGAAGCCAGAGCCAATCAAAGTAAGAAGCTTTTTTGAGGCCATGCCGGCAGCCAGGCCTGAGACCCGTGGGGAGGTGTCTTGGAGTCAGGGGGCTTTCGCTGTTGCTGGTGCCCAAGACTTGTCCCAG ACATATGACTACAAAGGCGTTAAACAAGAAGGGCCATTTACCAAACCAGGAGGGACAAAGGAGCTAAAG aaTGAACTCAGGGAGGTGAGGGAAGAGCTCAAGGAAAAAATGGAGGAGATAAAACAG ATAAAGGATGTAATGGACAAGGATTTTGATAAACTCCAGGAATTCGTGGAGATTATGAAG AGCCTCTTGGGGGGCACTTCCCTGACTTGGGGCATCACTTCTTTGTGCTGGAGGACCCACTTCATCAGAGCAAGGTGGATAGGCCATCTGCCCAATCGGACTCCTTTCCCAGGGAATTTGAGATTGGAATTTCGTGAGACTCAGCCCCCAGAATTGAGGATTTGTAATCAGGAGATGGGGAGGCATCTGCCACCATCGGCCAAAGAAGCAGAGATTGCTGATCTATGGAAAAAGGAAACCACTTTGTGA
- the TEX35 gene encoding testis-expressed protein 35 isoform X5: MPDRPNPNPLSPQSKNYKAVCLELKPEPIKVRSFFEAMPAARPETRGEVSWSQGAFAVAGAQDLSQTYDYKGVKQEGPFTKPGGTKELKIKDVMDKDFDKLQEFVEIMKEMQKDMDEKMDVLMNIQNSKLPLRRGKEQQELRLIGKTDTDPQLRLEKRDGAEGAPLSLQKKMMALQKSKKDPVDSLHQCETCCDNSAPGLGTLFTLGIWICLLIYLCFNSCVTEDVLPT, encoded by the exons ATGCCTGACAGGCCGAATCCCAACCCCCTCTCTCCGCAGAGCAAGAACTAcaaggcagtttgcctggaatTGAAGCCAGAGCCAATCAAAGTAAGAAGCTTTTTTGAGGCCATGCCGGCAGCCAGGCCTGAGACCCGTGGGGAGGTGTCTTGGAGTCAGGGGGCTTTCGCTGTTGCTGGTGCCCAAGACTTGTCCCAG ACATATGACTACAAAGGCGTTAAACAAGAAGGGCCATTTACCAAACCAGGAGGGACAAAGGAGCTAAAG ATAAAGGATGTAATGGACAAGGATTTTGATAAACTCCAGGAATTCGTGGAGATTATGAAG GAAATGCAAAAGGATATGGATGAGAAGATGGATGTTTTAATGAATATACAGAACAGCAAGCT TCCCCTTAGAAGAGGAAAGGAGCAGCAAGAACTCAGGCTAATAGGAAAGACAGACACAGACCCACAGCTCCGCCTCGAGAAAAGGGATGGAGCTGAGGGAGCACCGCTCAGTCTTCAAAAGAAGATGATGGCACTGCAAAAATCAAAAAAGGACCCAGTGGATTCCCTTCACCAGTGTGAGACTTGCTGT GACAATTCCGCACCAGGCCTGGGCACCCTTTTCACCCTTGGCATCTGGATCTGCCTTCTGATTTATCTGTGCTTCAACTCCTGTGTGACGGAGGACGTGCTTCCCACCTAG
- the TEX35 gene encoding testis-expressed protein 35 isoform X6, which translates to MPDRPNPNPLSPQSKNYKAVCLELKPEPIKVRSFFEAMPAARPETRGEVSWSQGAFAVAGAQDLSQTYDYKGVKQEGPFTKPGGTKELKNELREVREELKEKMEEIKQIKDVMDKDFDKLQEFVEIMKEMQKDMDEKMDVLMNIQNSKLPLRRGKEQQELRLIGKTDTDPQLRLEKRDGAEGAPLSLQKKMMALQKSKKDPVDSLHQCETCCQDSMRCPAGWPSWTSEK; encoded by the exons ATGCCTGACAGGCCGAATCCCAACCCCCTCTCTCCGCAGAGCAAGAACTAcaaggcagtttgcctggaatTGAAGCCAGAGCCAATCAAAGTAAGAAGCTTTTTTGAGGCCATGCCGGCAGCCAGGCCTGAGACCCGTGGGGAGGTGTCTTGGAGTCAGGGGGCTTTCGCTGTTGCTGGTGCCCAAGACTTGTCCCAG ACATATGACTACAAAGGCGTTAAACAAGAAGGGCCATTTACCAAACCAGGAGGGACAAAGGAGCTAAAG aaTGAACTCAGGGAGGTGAGGGAAGAGCTCAAGGAAAAAATGGAGGAGATAAAACAG ATAAAGGATGTAATGGACAAGGATTTTGATAAACTCCAGGAATTCGTGGAGATTATGAAG GAAATGCAAAAGGATATGGATGAGAAGATGGATGTTTTAATGAATATACAGAACAGCAAGCT TCCCCTTAGAAGAGGAAAGGAGCAGCAAGAACTCAGGCTAATAGGAAAGACAGACACAGACCCACAGCTCCGCCTCGAGAAAAGGGATGGAGCTGAGGGAGCACCGCTCAGTCTTCAAAAGAAGATGATGGCACTGCAAAAATCAAAAAAGGACCCAGTGGATTCCCTTCACCAGTGTGAGACTTGCTGT CAAGACTCGATGAGGTGCCCAGCAGGCTGGCCATCTTGGACCAGTGAAAAATGA
- the TEX35 gene encoding testis-expressed protein 35 isoform X8, with translation MPDRPNPNPLSPQSKNYKAVCLELKPEPIKTYDYKGVKQEGPFTKPGGTKELKNELREVREELKEKMEEIKQIKDVMDKDFDKLQEFVEIMKEMQKDMDEKMDVLMNIQNSKLPLRRGKEQQELRLIGKTDTDPQLRLEKRDGAEGAPLSLQKKMMALQKSKKDPVDSLHQCETCCDNSAPGLGTLFTLGIWICLLIYLCFNSCVTEDVLPT, from the exons ATGCCTGACAGGCCGAATCCCAACCCCCTCTCTCCGCAGAGCAAGAACTAcaaggcagtttgcctggaatTGAAGCCAGAGCCAATCAAA ACATATGACTACAAAGGCGTTAAACAAGAAGGGCCATTTACCAAACCAGGAGGGACAAAGGAGCTAAAG aaTGAACTCAGGGAGGTGAGGGAAGAGCTCAAGGAAAAAATGGAGGAGATAAAACAG ATAAAGGATGTAATGGACAAGGATTTTGATAAACTCCAGGAATTCGTGGAGATTATGAAG GAAATGCAAAAGGATATGGATGAGAAGATGGATGTTTTAATGAATATACAGAACAGCAAGCT TCCCCTTAGAAGAGGAAAGGAGCAGCAAGAACTCAGGCTAATAGGAAAGACAGACACAGACCCACAGCTCCGCCTCGAGAAAAGGGATGGAGCTGAGGGAGCACCGCTCAGTCTTCAAAAGAAGATGATGGCACTGCAAAAATCAAAAAAGGACCCAGTGGATTCCCTTCACCAGTGTGAGACTTGCTGT GACAATTCCGCACCAGGCCTGGGCACCCTTTTCACCCTTGGCATCTGGATCTGCCTTCTGATTTATCTGTGCTTCAACTCCTGTGTGACGGAGGACGTGCTTCCCACCTAG
- the TEX35 gene encoding testis-expressed protein 35 isoform X7 yields the protein MPDRPNPNPLSPQSKNYKAVCLELKPEPIKVRSFFEAMPAARPETRGEVSWSQGAFAVAGAQDLSQTYDYKGVKQEGPFTKPGGTKELKNELREVREELKEKMEEIKQIKDVMDKDFDKLQEFVEIMKEMQKDMDEKMDVLMNIQNSKLPLRRGKEQQELRLIGKTDTDPQLRLEKRDGAEGAPLSLQKKMMALQKSKKDPVDSLHQCETCCEKDGPGRTLKDGDKVS from the exons ATGCCTGACAGGCCGAATCCCAACCCCCTCTCTCCGCAGAGCAAGAACTAcaaggcagtttgcctggaatTGAAGCCAGAGCCAATCAAAGTAAGAAGCTTTTTTGAGGCCATGCCGGCAGCCAGGCCTGAGACCCGTGGGGAGGTGTCTTGGAGTCAGGGGGCTTTCGCTGTTGCTGGTGCCCAAGACTTGTCCCAG ACATATGACTACAAAGGCGTTAAACAAGAAGGGCCATTTACCAAACCAGGAGGGACAAAGGAGCTAAAG aaTGAACTCAGGGAGGTGAGGGAAGAGCTCAAGGAAAAAATGGAGGAGATAAAACAG ATAAAGGATGTAATGGACAAGGATTTTGATAAACTCCAGGAATTCGTGGAGATTATGAAG GAAATGCAAAAGGATATGGATGAGAAGATGGATGTTTTAATGAATATACAGAACAGCAAGCT TCCCCTTAGAAGAGGAAAGGAGCAGCAAGAACTCAGGCTAATAGGAAAGACAGACACAGACCCACAGCTCCGCCTCGAGAAAAGGGATGGAGCTGAGGGAGCACCGCTCAGTCTTCAAAAGAAGATGATGGCACTGCAAAAATCAAAAAAGGACCCAGTGGATTCCCTTCACCAGTGTGAGACTTGCTGT
- the TEX35 gene encoding testis-expressed protein 35 isoform X10, whose amino-acid sequence MPDRPNPNPLSPQSKNYKAVCLELKPEPIKTYDYKGVKQEGPFTKPGGTKELKNELREVREELKEKMEEIKQIKDVMDKDFDKLQEFVEIMKEMQKDMDEKMDVLMNIQNSKLPLRRGKEQQELRLIGKTDTDPQLRLEKRDGAEGAPLSLQKKMMALQKSKKDPVDSLHQCETCCEKCLLCAPKNNYNQGTIPHQAWAPFSPLASGSAF is encoded by the exons ATGCCTGACAGGCCGAATCCCAACCCCCTCTCTCCGCAGAGCAAGAACTAcaaggcagtttgcctggaatTGAAGCCAGAGCCAATCAAA ACATATGACTACAAAGGCGTTAAACAAGAAGGGCCATTTACCAAACCAGGAGGGACAAAGGAGCTAAAG aaTGAACTCAGGGAGGTGAGGGAAGAGCTCAAGGAAAAAATGGAGGAGATAAAACAG ATAAAGGATGTAATGGACAAGGATTTTGATAAACTCCAGGAATTCGTGGAGATTATGAAG GAAATGCAAAAGGATATGGATGAGAAGATGGATGTTTTAATGAATATACAGAACAGCAAGCT TCCCCTTAGAAGAGGAAAGGAGCAGCAAGAACTCAGGCTAATAGGAAAGACAGACACAGACCCACAGCTCCGCCTCGAGAAAAGGGATGGAGCTGAGGGAGCACCGCTCAGTCTTCAAAAGAAGATGATGGCACTGCAAAAATCAAAAAAGGACCCAGTGGATTCCCTTCACCAGTGTGAGACTTGCTGT GAGAAATGTTTGTTGTGTGCCCCAAAGAACAACTACAATCAGGG GACAATTCCGCACCAGGCCTGGGCACCCTTTTCACCCTTGGCATCTGGATCTGCCTTCTGA
- the TEX35 gene encoding testis-expressed protein 35 isoform X9: protein MPAARPETRGEVSWSQGAFAVAGAQDLSQTYDYKGVKQEGPFTKPGGTKELKNELREVREELKEKMEEIKQIKDVMDKDFDKLQEFVEIMKEMQKDMDEKMDVLMNIQNSKLPLRRGKEQQELRLIGKTDTDPQLRLEKRDGAEGAPLSLQKKMMALQKSKKDPVDSLHQCETCCDNSAPGLGTLFTLGIWICLLIYLCFNSCVTEDVLPT, encoded by the exons ATGCCGGCAGCCAGGCCTGAGACCCGTGGGGAGGTGTCTTGGAGTCAGGGGGCTTTCGCTGTTGCTGGTGCCCAAGACTTGTCCCAG ACATATGACTACAAAGGCGTTAAACAAGAAGGGCCATTTACCAAACCAGGAGGGACAAAGGAGCTAAAG aaTGAACTCAGGGAGGTGAGGGAAGAGCTCAAGGAAAAAATGGAGGAGATAAAACAG ATAAAGGATGTAATGGACAAGGATTTTGATAAACTCCAGGAATTCGTGGAGATTATGAAG GAAATGCAAAAGGATATGGATGAGAAGATGGATGTTTTAATGAATATACAGAACAGCAAGCT TCCCCTTAGAAGAGGAAAGGAGCAGCAAGAACTCAGGCTAATAGGAAAGACAGACACAGACCCACAGCTCCGCCTCGAGAAAAGGGATGGAGCTGAGGGAGCACCGCTCAGTCTTCAAAAGAAGATGATGGCACTGCAAAAATCAAAAAAGGACCCAGTGGATTCCCTTCACCAGTGTGAGACTTGCTGT GACAATTCCGCACCAGGCCTGGGCACCCTTTTCACCCTTGGCATCTGGATCTGCCTTCTGATTTATCTGTGCTTCAACTCCTGTGTGACGGAGGACGTGCTTCCCACCTAG